From the genome of Amycolatopsis sp. NBC_01488, one region includes:
- a CDS encoding ATP-binding protein, producing the protein MWLTAPRPTTVSVRSGPARLTGRDTELDAVVDVLKRRPAAVLIEGEPGMGRTRLLAEIGRRKEFGGGRVLTGACQPLREPFPYGPVLEALRSVGDAPLGPLSPVAGVLRPLLPELAEALPPRPEPLADPVAERHRVFRAVRELLHACGPTLVLIDDLQWADEDTRDLMRFLAGSMPPELAVVATFRSATDVRPGPLGAPFRTDPAVHSARVALGALDVTAVRRLAVEILELPRVTDEFAAKLHECTAGIPFVVEETLRALREAAERLPVGEVLSDRMLENLEVPVLLREAVTERLSALPEPAVRLAGAAAVLGVGAEAAVLGELAGLSDDALRTALLATLSGAVLGEVGDSKYGFRHPLARKAVYDTVSGPERALLHAQAIRVLAAQPSPPLTLLARHSRAAGRVDQWRHYAEAAADEAITRGETSRAIDLLQSVLAEPGPAQADIGRVAGKLSQVALRGFRPDVIGTLQRVLEEVTLPPSVRGSIRLSLGMLQVRTIGGLGRGRLEVERAIGELTDRPDLAARGITLLAQPIDGLTPVSWHESWRARANEVHDRLDDPELRLALTADRIAAASHVGDSSAWTEFEALSDTVGTVAERVQLARLWCNLADGQSWAGHLDRAERLVTEGVRRATDAGALYAIGLIQGTRVRLDWVRGRWNGLAEAAEELRDSYPELGPIVMESSLVLGGLAAVRGEFAAARRHLAAASVHAPDRGPIPVVLSAAGVLIGVLLATDDVEGACAAADTAVAAAGRKGVWIWAAALVPAAAQAYARAGRWPEADNVVEAFARRIEGRDAPVATAALVAGRAVLLEARGKHLAAAGLFDEAASGYAALPMPYPATAMRERAAMCRLAAGNREAVEELTAAAEAYEQLGATRDAGRCRHQLREHGAWAPSQRGRRGYGSELSPREREVARMLAEGRTNREIADGLFLSPRTVEQHVAKVLRKLGARSRTDVARKLPGEVTTAPAG; encoded by the coding sequence ATGTGGCTCACGGCTCCCCGCCCCACCACGGTGTCCGTCCGGTCGGGACCCGCCCGGCTGACCGGCCGCGACACCGAGCTCGACGCCGTCGTCGACGTGCTGAAGCGGCGCCCGGCCGCCGTCCTGATCGAGGGCGAGCCCGGCATGGGCCGGACTCGGCTGCTCGCCGAGATCGGGCGCCGCAAGGAGTTCGGCGGCGGTCGGGTGCTCACCGGCGCCTGCCAGCCGTTGCGGGAACCGTTTCCCTACGGGCCCGTCCTGGAAGCGCTTCGCTCGGTGGGCGACGCACCGCTCGGGCCGCTCAGCCCGGTCGCCGGCGTGCTGCGGCCGTTGCTGCCGGAGCTCGCGGAAGCGCTTCCTCCACGGCCGGAGCCCCTCGCCGACCCCGTCGCCGAACGCCATCGCGTCTTCCGCGCGGTGCGGGAGCTGCTGCACGCGTGCGGGCCCACGCTCGTGCTGATCGACGACCTCCAGTGGGCCGACGAGGACACCCGCGACCTCATGCGGTTCCTCGCCGGCTCGATGCCGCCGGAGCTGGCGGTGGTCGCCACCTTCCGGTCCGCGACGGACGTCCGCCCCGGCCCGCTCGGCGCCCCGTTCCGGACCGACCCGGCCGTGCACTCCGCGCGCGTCGCGCTGGGCGCGCTCGACGTCACGGCCGTGCGCAGGCTCGCGGTCGAAATCCTCGAGCTGCCCCGCGTCACCGACGAGTTCGCGGCGAAGCTGCACGAGTGCACCGCCGGGATCCCGTTCGTGGTCGAGGAAACCCTGCGGGCCCTGCGCGAAGCGGCCGAACGGCTGCCGGTCGGCGAAGTCCTCTCCGACCGGATGCTGGAGAACCTCGAAGTGCCGGTGCTGCTGCGGGAGGCCGTCACCGAACGGCTTTCCGCGCTGCCGGAGCCGGCTGTGCGGCTGGCCGGCGCGGCCGCGGTGCTCGGCGTCGGCGCCGAGGCCGCCGTGCTCGGCGAGCTGGCCGGGCTCTCGGACGACGCCCTCCGCACCGCGCTGCTCGCGACGCTGTCCGGCGCCGTACTGGGCGAGGTCGGCGACAGCAAGTACGGCTTCCGGCATCCGTTGGCGCGCAAGGCGGTCTACGACACGGTGAGCGGGCCCGAACGCGCGTTGCTGCACGCGCAGGCGATCCGCGTGCTCGCCGCGCAGCCGTCGCCACCGCTGACGCTGCTGGCCCGGCACTCGCGCGCGGCCGGCCGCGTCGACCAGTGGCGCCACTACGCCGAAGCGGCCGCGGACGAGGCGATCACGCGCGGCGAGACGTCCCGCGCGATCGACCTCCTGCAGTCGGTGTTGGCCGAGCCCGGCCCGGCGCAGGCCGACATCGGGCGCGTCGCCGGCAAGCTGAGCCAGGTCGCGCTGCGGGGCTTCCGGCCCGACGTGATCGGCACGCTGCAACGCGTCCTCGAAGAGGTGACGCTGCCGCCGTCGGTGCGCGGCTCGATCCGGTTGAGCCTCGGCATGCTGCAGGTCCGGACCATCGGCGGGCTGGGCCGCGGCCGGCTGGAGGTCGAGCGCGCGATCGGCGAGCTGACCGACCGGCCCGACCTCGCCGCACGCGGGATCACGCTGCTCGCCCAGCCGATCGACGGCCTGACCCCGGTCTCCTGGCACGAATCCTGGCGGGCACGGGCGAACGAGGTGCACGACCGGCTCGACGACCCCGAGCTGCGGCTGGCGTTGACGGCCGATCGCATCGCGGCCGCGTCGCACGTGGGCGACAGCTCGGCGTGGACGGAGTTCGAGGCGCTGTCGGACACGGTCGGCACGGTCGCCGAGCGCGTCCAGCTGGCCCGGCTGTGGTGCAACCTCGCCGACGGCCAGTCGTGGGCCGGTCACCTCGACCGCGCGGAACGGCTGGTGACCGAAGGCGTCCGGCGCGCCACCGACGCGGGCGCGCTGTACGCGATCGGGCTGATCCAGGGCACCCGCGTCCGGCTCGACTGGGTGCGCGGGCGCTGGAACGGGCTCGCCGAGGCCGCCGAGGAGCTGCGCGACAGCTATCCGGAACTCGGCCCGATCGTCATGGAGTCGTCGCTGGTGCTCGGCGGTCTCGCGGCCGTGCGCGGGGAGTTCGCCGCGGCGCGACGGCACCTGGCCGCGGCGAGCGTCCACGCGCCGGACCGCGGCCCGATCCCGGTGGTGCTTTCGGCGGCCGGCGTGCTGATCGGCGTGCTGCTCGCGACGGACGACGTCGAAGGCGCGTGCGCGGCGGCCGACACAGCGGTGGCCGCGGCCGGGCGCAAGGGCGTCTGGATCTGGGCGGCGGCGCTGGTTCCGGCAGCAGCCCAGGCGTACGCGCGGGCGGGGCGCTGGCCGGAGGCCGACAACGTCGTCGAGGCGTTCGCCCGCCGGATCGAAGGCCGCGACGCGCCGGTCGCGACGGCCGCGCTGGTGGCCGGGCGGGCGGTGTTGCTGGAGGCACGCGGCAAGCACCTGGCCGCGGCGGGCCTCTTCGACGAAGCCGCGTCGGGCTATGCCGCGTTGCCGATGCCGTACCCCGCGACAGCGATGCGGGAGCGGGCGGCGATGTGCCGCCTCGCCGCGGGCAACCGCGAGGCGGTCGAAGAGCTGACGGCGGCGGCCGAGGCGTACGAGCAGCTGGGCGCGACGCGGGACGCCGGTCGGTGCCGTCACCAGCTGCGCGAGCACGGCGCTTGGGCGCCCTCACAACGCGGGCGTCGCGGGTACGGCAGCGAACTTTCCCCTCGAGAGCGGGAAGTCGCCCGGATGCTGGCGGAGGGCCGGACGAACCGGGAGATCGCGGACGGCCTGTTCCTCTCGCCGCGCACGGTGGAGCAGCACGTGGCGAAGGTGCTGCGGAAGCTCGGGGCACGCTCGCGGACGGACGTGGCGAGGAAGCTCCCCGGCGAGGTGACGACCGCACCGGCTGGCTAG
- a CDS encoding ABC transporter ATP-binding protein produces MVPPLIELTGATKRFPSGSGSVHTAVRDLTMTVQPGEFVAVVGPTGCGKSTTLSLVSGLQPPSAGRVRVNGEDVQSIPDGVGYMFQTDAVMPWRSVLDNVASGPRFRGVPKAEARAQAVDWIARVGLAGFEKYYPHQLSGGMRKRVALAQTLVTKPKIMLMDEPFSALDVQTRALMQDELLRLWSGSGAAVIFVTHDLDEAIALADKVVVLTSSPATVKDVFEIPLERPRKVEDLRLTDDFRKLYADIWESLRSEVDKAREKGASNVA; encoded by the coding sequence ATGGTTCCCCCACTGATCGAACTCACCGGAGCCACCAAACGGTTCCCGAGCGGGTCCGGTTCCGTGCACACGGCCGTCCGCGATCTGACCATGACCGTGCAGCCCGGCGAGTTCGTCGCCGTCGTCGGCCCGACCGGCTGCGGCAAGTCGACGACGCTCTCGCTGGTGTCCGGGCTGCAGCCGCCGTCCGCCGGCCGGGTGCGGGTCAACGGCGAGGACGTGCAGTCCATTCCGGACGGGGTCGGCTACATGTTCCAGACCGACGCCGTGATGCCGTGGCGGTCGGTGCTCGACAACGTCGCGTCCGGCCCGCGCTTCCGCGGCGTGCCGAAGGCCGAGGCGCGGGCACAGGCCGTCGACTGGATCGCCCGCGTCGGGCTGGCCGGGTTCGAGAAGTACTACCCGCACCAGCTTTCCGGCGGCATGCGCAAGCGCGTCGCACTTGCCCAGACGCTGGTCACCAAGCCGAAGATCATGCTGATGGACGAGCCGTTCTCCGCGCTCGACGTCCAGACGCGGGCACTGATGCAGGACGAGCTGCTGCGGCTGTGGTCCGGTTCGGGTGCGGCGGTCATCTTCGTGACGCACGACCTCGACGAGGCGATCGCGCTGGCGGACAAGGTCGTGGTGCTGACGTCGTCGCCCGCCACCGTGAAGGACGTCTTCGAAATCCCGCTGGAGCGGCCGCGGAAGGTCGAGGACCTGCGGCTCACCGACGACTTCCGCAAGCTCTACGCGGACATCTGGGAATCGCTGCGCAGCGAGGTCGACAAGGCCCGTGAGAAGGGAGCGAGCAATGTCGCTTGA
- a CDS encoding response regulator has protein sequence MIRTLIVDDDFRVAGVHAGFVEEVDGFAVVGTAHTAAEARARVRELAPDLILLDVYLPDESGLAVLPELQTDTIVLSAATDSASVAAAIRAGALNYLIKPFTTRQLAERLTSYARFRGLLAEDRALGQDDVDRAYRVLHDQDRTSAPKGQSTATSRLVSEQLRRAGRPLSAAEVAGELGMARATAQRYLTALAESGTVQMRLRYGATGRPEHEYRWSDA, from the coding sequence ATGATCCGCACGCTCATCGTCGACGACGACTTCCGCGTCGCCGGGGTGCACGCCGGGTTCGTGGAGGAGGTCGACGGCTTCGCGGTCGTCGGCACCGCGCACACCGCGGCCGAGGCCCGCGCCCGCGTCCGCGAGCTCGCGCCGGACCTGATCCTGCTCGACGTCTACCTGCCCGACGAGTCCGGCCTCGCGGTGCTCCCGGAGCTGCAGACCGACACGATCGTGCTGTCCGCGGCGACCGACAGCGCGTCGGTGGCGGCCGCGATCCGGGCCGGCGCGCTGAACTACCTGATCAAGCCGTTCACCACGCGCCAGCTCGCGGAACGGCTGACGTCGTACGCGCGCTTTCGCGGCCTGCTCGCCGAAGACCGCGCCCTGGGCCAGGACGACGTCGACCGCGCGTACCGCGTGCTGCACGACCAGGACCGCACGTCCGCGCCGAAGGGCCAGTCGACGGCGACGTCCCGGCTCGTCTCGGAGCAGCTGCGCCGGGCGGGCCGCCCGTTGTCGGCCGCGGAAGTGGCCGGTGAGCTGGGCATGGCGCGCGCGACGGCGCAGCGGTACCTGACCGCGCTCGCCGAGTCGGGGACCGTCCAGATGCGCCTGCGTTACGGCGCCACCGGGCGCCCGGAGCACGAGTACCGCTGGTCCGACGCCTGA
- a CDS encoding ABC transporter substrate-binding protein, with translation MRIRRTAGALAALTVVAALTTACQDSRVAATGEGGKPKVTIMVGGLEKVIYLPAMLTQQLGNFAAQGIDVELQSEQSGANAETALVAGQVQGVVGFYDHTIDLQAKDQCIKSVVQLANIPGEAEVVGTKQADQIKSSADFKGKKLGVTSLGSSTDFLTKALAAKAGVGADQYTPVKVGAGQTFIASLDNGGIDGGMTTDPTIAQLTNTGKAKVLYDLRTVDGTKAALGGLYPASSLYMGCDFVDKNHDVVQKLANAFVATLKWIGRHSPEEIAAKMPASYSGGDKALYIKSIKDSIGMFNGDGKMDAAGAKNVLEVLSSFSKNVQPKKDSIDLSKTYTTEFVDAAAKQG, from the coding sequence ATGAGGATTCGCCGAACCGCCGGCGCGCTCGCCGCGCTGACCGTGGTAGCGGCACTGACCACCGCCTGCCAGGACTCCCGCGTCGCCGCGACGGGCGAGGGTGGCAAGCCGAAGGTCACGATCATGGTCGGTGGCCTGGAAAAGGTCATCTACCTGCCCGCCATGCTCACCCAGCAGCTCGGGAACTTCGCCGCCCAGGGCATCGACGTCGAGCTGCAGAGCGAGCAGTCGGGCGCCAACGCCGAGACCGCGCTCGTCGCCGGCCAGGTGCAGGGCGTGGTCGGGTTCTACGACCACACGATCGACCTGCAGGCCAAGGACCAGTGCATCAAGAGCGTGGTGCAGCTGGCCAACATCCCCGGTGAGGCCGAGGTCGTCGGCACCAAGCAGGCTGACCAGATCAAGAGCTCGGCCGACTTCAAGGGCAAGAAGCTGGGCGTGACGTCGCTCGGGTCGTCCACCGACTTCCTCACGAAGGCGCTGGCGGCCAAGGCGGGCGTCGGGGCCGACCAGTACACGCCGGTCAAGGTCGGCGCCGGGCAGACGTTCATCGCGAGCCTGGACAATGGCGGCATCGACGGCGGCATGACGACCGACCCGACGATCGCGCAGCTGACCAACACAGGCAAGGCGAAGGTGCTGTACGACCTGCGGACGGTCGACGGCACGAAGGCCGCGCTGGGCGGGCTGTACCCCGCGTCGTCGCTGTACATGGGCTGCGACTTCGTCGACAAGAACCACGACGTGGTGCAGAAGCTGGCCAACGCCTTCGTGGCCACGCTGAAGTGGATCGGCCGGCACAGCCCGGAGGAGATCGCGGCGAAGATGCCGGCGTCCTACAGCGGCGGCGACAAGGCGCTGTACATCAAGTCCATCAAGGACAGCATCGGGATGTTCAACGGCGACGGCAAGATGGACGCCGCGGGCGCGAAGAACGTGCTCGAGGTGCTGTCGAGCTTCTCGAAGAACGTGCAGCCGAAGAAGGATTCGATCGACCTGTCGAAGACGTACACGACGGAGTTCGTCGACGCGGCCGCGAAGCAGGGCTAG
- a CDS encoding SDR family oxidoreductase: MKQFADKVVVVTGAGSGIGRALSLEFARRGARVALSDVNAANAEETAKLAGDNARAYVLDVADRAAVLAHAEEVAGEFGRVNVVVNNAGVALGATVEEMKFEDFDWLMGINLGGVVNGTKAFLPHLIASGEGHVVNISSVFGFVGVPTQSAYNAAKFAVRGFTEALREEMLIARHPVAVSCVHPGGIKTNIVRNARSIADDQEQAAQGFERIAKTTPEKAAQTILRGIQRKSARILIGPDAYVIDAIPRVLGSAYQRPLAILARMGLKQMES; the protein is encoded by the coding sequence ATGAAGCAGTTCGCGGACAAGGTCGTGGTGGTCACCGGGGCGGGGTCGGGGATCGGGCGGGCGCTGTCGCTCGAGTTCGCCCGGCGCGGGGCGCGGGTCGCGCTCTCCGACGTCAACGCCGCGAACGCGGAGGAGACGGCGAAGCTGGCCGGCGACAACGCCCGCGCGTACGTCCTCGACGTCGCGGACCGCGCCGCGGTGCTCGCCCACGCCGAGGAGGTGGCCGGCGAGTTCGGCCGCGTGAACGTCGTCGTGAACAACGCCGGGGTGGCGCTCGGCGCGACCGTCGAAGAGATGAAGTTCGAGGACTTCGACTGGCTGATGGGCATCAACCTCGGCGGCGTCGTGAACGGGACGAAGGCCTTCCTGCCGCACCTGATCGCGTCCGGCGAGGGGCACGTCGTGAACATTTCCAGCGTCTTCGGCTTCGTCGGCGTGCCGACGCAGAGCGCGTACAACGCGGCGAAGTTCGCGGTCCGCGGATTCACCGAAGCCTTGCGTGAGGAAATGCTGATCGCGCGCCACCCGGTCGCCGTGAGCTGCGTGCACCCCGGCGGGATCAAGACGAACATCGTCCGCAACGCGCGCAGCATCGCCGACGACCAGGAGCAAGCCGCGCAGGGCTTCGAGCGGATCGCGAAGACGACGCCGGAGAAGGCGGCGCAGACGATCCTGCGCGGGATCCAGCGGAAGTCGGCGCGGATCCTCATCGGACCGGACGCCTACGTCATCGACGCCATCCCGCGGGTGCTCGGCTCGGCCTACCAGCGGCCGCTCGCGATCCTGGCGCGCATGGGGCTCAAGCAGATGGAAAGCTGA
- a CDS encoding G1 family glutamic endopeptidase, which produces MSRILASRAVRVLTAVAAAAAGLAVSGTAHAAVEYGSHSFKPYSHGHQFSGGNWGGYVSFGSFTTATASWTEPSVTCNSTNDLFAPWVGIDGDGSSTVEQTGVETDCSSGRAVYSAWYEMYPAAPVYYNVSVGAGDHITATVTRTATNTYRLDLSDTTKGWTKTTTKSLTSRHSSAEAIIESPTDSYPSISGGVKFTGVKFNGTNLASTSPSALNADDRGSYTWIPGAIGSDGQSFTIARH; this is translated from the coding sequence ATGTCCAGAATCCTTGCGTCGCGCGCTGTCCGCGTCCTCACGGCGGTTGCCGCGGCGGCCGCCGGCCTGGCGGTCTCAGGTACCGCGCACGCCGCGGTCGAGTACGGCTCGCACTCTTTCAAGCCATACAGCCACGGCCACCAGTTCTCCGGCGGCAACTGGGGTGGTTACGTCAGCTTCGGCAGCTTCACGACGGCGACGGCGAGCTGGACCGAACCGTCGGTGACCTGCAACTCCACCAACGACCTGTTCGCGCCGTGGGTCGGCATCGACGGCGACGGATCGTCCACAGTGGAGCAGACCGGCGTCGAGACGGACTGCTCGAGCGGACGTGCGGTGTATTCGGCCTGGTACGAGATGTACCCGGCCGCGCCGGTGTACTACAACGTGTCGGTCGGCGCGGGCGACCACATCACCGCGACGGTGACGCGCACCGCCACCAACACCTACCGGCTCGACCTGTCCGACACCACCAAGGGCTGGACCAAGACGACCACCAAGTCGCTGACGTCGAGGCACTCGTCGGCCGAGGCGATCATCGAGTCGCCGACGGACTCCTACCCGTCGATCTCCGGCGGCGTCAAGTTCACCGGCGTCAAGTTCAACGGGACGAACCTGGCCTCGACCAGCCCGTCCGCGCTGAACGCCGACGACCGCGGCAGCTACACGTGGATCCCGGGCGCGATCGGTTCGGACGGCCAGAGCTTCACGATCGCGCGGCACTGA
- a CDS encoding ABC transporter permease yields MSLETPAAPAASLPVLETEQDILTRAKRASSRRRRNTWLLRLALVVAWLGSWELTATYWIDPFFYSKPSRIWQRLVEWVTSGTDFGSLWYQLWVTVEEALIGFAIGAVAGVILGVVLGRSQYLADVLAPFIKAANAVPRIVLASLFVIWFGLGLASKVATVVVLVFFVVFFNAFTGAREVDRNLIDNARILGAGRMQVIKAIVLPSATSWILSSLHTAFGFALIGAVVGEYAGSKAGIGFLISNAQGTFDSAGIYAAMIIITVVALVAEWGIGNLENRLLRWRPSMSASSGQTVI; encoded by the coding sequence ATGTCGCTTGAGACTCCGGCGGCTCCGGCCGCCTCCCTGCCGGTGCTCGAAACCGAGCAGGACATCCTCACGCGGGCGAAGCGGGCGTCGTCCCGGCGCAGGCGCAACACCTGGCTGCTGCGGCTGGCGCTCGTGGTCGCCTGGCTCGGCAGCTGGGAACTGACCGCGACCTACTGGATCGACCCGTTCTTCTACTCGAAGCCGTCCCGCATCTGGCAGCGGCTGGTCGAATGGGTCACGAGCGGCACCGACTTCGGTTCCCTCTGGTACCAGTTGTGGGTCACCGTCGAAGAGGCGTTGATCGGCTTCGCCATCGGTGCGGTGGCCGGCGTGATCCTCGGGGTCGTCCTGGGCCGCAGCCAGTACCTGGCCGACGTGCTCGCGCCGTTCATCAAGGCCGCCAACGCGGTGCCGCGCATCGTGCTCGCCTCGCTGTTCGTGATCTGGTTCGGGCTGGGGCTGGCCTCGAAGGTCGCCACCGTCGTCGTGCTGGTGTTCTTCGTGGTGTTCTTCAACGCCTTCACCGGCGCCCGCGAAGTGGACCGCAACCTGATCGACAACGCGCGCATCCTCGGCGCCGGCCGGATGCAGGTGATCAAGGCGATCGTGCTGCCGAGCGCGACGTCCTGGATCCTGTCTTCGCTGCACACCGCCTTCGGCTTCGCGCTGATCGGCGCGGTCGTGGGCGAGTACGCCGGGTCCAAGGCGGGCATCGGCTTCCTGATTTCGAACGCGCAGGGCACGTTCGACTCGGCGGGCATCTACGCCGCCATGATCATCATCACCGTCGTGGCCCTCGTGGCCGAGTGGGGCATCGGGAACCTCGAAAACCGGCTGCTGCGCTGGCGGCCCTCGATGTCCGCCTCCAGCGGCCAGACCGTCATCTGA
- a CDS encoding RNA-binding S4 domain-containing protein translates to MSDPVDVPITGEPIRLGQFLKLAGLAEDGSHAKDLIDAEEVTVNGEVETRRGRQLTDGDVVAVGADRGKVVLVH, encoded by the coding sequence ATGAGCGATCCCGTCGACGTACCGATCACCGGCGAGCCGATCCGGCTCGGCCAGTTCCTCAAGCTGGCCGGCCTCGCCGAGGACGGCTCCCACGCGAAGGACCTGATCGACGCGGAGGAGGTCACCGTCAACGGCGAGGTCGAGACCCGCCGCGGCCGCCAGCTGACCGACGGCGACGTCGTGGCGGTCGGCGCGGACCGCGGCAAGGTCGTCCTGGTGCACTAA
- a CDS encoding sensor histidine kinase, which translates to MRFSRQVLLLQIGVVVLVVGIGVALVSALLSHTLTDQFSERALAIAKSVAVDPVVMADAAAKLPGGALQERALSVGARTDALFVVITDDEGIRLAHPTASLIGQKVSTSAERALAGFDDVNTVASGTLGLSVRSKTPIWTPDHRRVVGEVSVGFEVAQPISEFNQKLVITLLFAGGALLLGAGASALLNRRLRRVTHGLEPHELTELLYEREAVLHGIGEGVLAVDEANRVSVRNDEAERLLGTELPLGASMSELELSPRLHKAVAEGRPVDNLLAVAGNRVLVINSRAVRLDDRDIGTVLTFRDRTDLDTLTRELDGIRALSDGLRAQRHEFANRLHTLYGLLQLGHHTEAAEYLQTLTDSPSARPSELGDAVADPYLQALLVAKTEQAQEKGLTLKLADDTWVPTTVTDPIAANTVIGNLVDNALHAARMGPRRPATVEISLLAEGDTLHLSVVDSGSGVPEDLRRKLFDEGVSTKIAPGHGLGLALARQAARAHGGDVWLAGPGDGETGALFVAKLPGMLTEDG; encoded by the coding sequence ATGCGGTTCAGCAGGCAGGTGCTGCTGCTGCAGATCGGCGTGGTCGTCCTCGTCGTCGGGATCGGCGTCGCACTGGTCAGCGCGCTGCTGAGCCACACCCTCACCGACCAGTTCAGCGAGCGCGCACTGGCCATCGCGAAGTCGGTGGCGGTGGACCCCGTCGTCATGGCCGATGCGGCCGCGAAGCTCCCCGGCGGCGCGCTCCAAGAGCGAGCCCTGAGCGTAGGAGCGCGAACCGACGCGCTGTTCGTCGTGATCACCGATGACGAGGGCATCCGCCTCGCTCACCCGACCGCGAGCCTCATCGGGCAGAAGGTGAGTACGTCGGCGGAACGAGCGCTCGCCGGGTTCGACGACGTCAACACCGTGGCAAGCGGCACCCTCGGCCTGTCTGTCCGCAGCAAGACGCCGATCTGGACACCGGACCACCGCCGGGTGGTCGGTGAGGTGAGCGTCGGGTTCGAGGTGGCCCAGCCGATCAGCGAGTTCAACCAGAAGCTCGTGATCACGCTGCTGTTCGCCGGCGGCGCGTTGCTGCTCGGCGCGGGGGCGTCCGCGCTGCTGAACCGGCGGCTGCGGCGCGTCACGCACGGCCTCGAACCGCACGAGCTGACCGAACTGCTCTACGAACGCGAAGCCGTGTTGCACGGGATCGGCGAGGGCGTGCTCGCCGTCGACGAGGCAAACCGTGTCTCGGTGCGCAACGACGAAGCCGAACGCCTGCTGGGCACCGAACTCCCGCTCGGCGCGTCGATGTCCGAACTCGAATTGAGCCCGCGGCTGCACAAGGCCGTCGCCGAGGGCCGGCCGGTCGACAACCTCCTGGCGGTAGCGGGAAACCGCGTGCTCGTGATCAATTCCCGCGCGGTGCGGCTGGACGACCGGGACATCGGCACCGTGCTGACCTTCCGCGACCGCACCGACCTCGACACGCTCACCCGCGAACTCGACGGCATCCGTGCGCTGTCCGACGGGCTGCGCGCGCAGCGGCACGAGTTCGCCAACCGGCTCCACACGCTCTACGGGCTGCTCCAGCTCGGCCACCACACCGAAGCCGCCGAGTACCTGCAGACGCTGACGGACTCGCCGTCGGCGCGGCCGAGCGAGCTGGGCGACGCCGTCGCCGACCCGTACCTGCAGGCGTTGCTCGTGGCGAAAACCGAGCAGGCGCAGGAAAAAGGCCTCACGCTCAAGCTGGCCGACGACACCTGGGTGCCGACGACCGTGACCGACCCGATCGCCGCGAACACCGTGATCGGCAACCTTGTCGACAACGCGCTGCACGCCGCCCGGATGGGCCCGCGGCGGCCGGCGACCGTCGAGATCAGCCTGCTCGCCGAGGGCGACACGCTGCATCTGTCCGTTGTGGACAGTGGATCCGGCGTGCCCGAGGACCTGCGGCGGAAGTTGTTCGACGAAGGCGTCTCGACGAAGATCGCGCCCGGCCACGGGCTCGGGCTGGCGCTCGCCCGGCAGGCCGCCCGCGCCCACGGCGGCGACGTCTGGCTGGCCGGCCCCGGCGACGGCGAGACGGGTGCCCTGTTCGTCGCGAAACTGCCCGGAATGCTGACGGAGGACGGATGA
- a CDS encoding trypsin-like serine peptidase: MRVRRPAVLLLTLAAILLLGAGFVVFATREPRSANASAPDAEVIEAAPVSTPDLPAVSSPAVGALFLDGAHYCTASVVHSDQGDVLLTAAHCIHDGEGGDYLTGVTFAPAYHDGVAPFGFWTVSDELVAPGWSASSDPDLDVGFATAHQVGATKSLESLVGANTLATGTAFEQAITLTGYPDDSEVPAVCQNTTSRQDTYQLKVDCVGFPTGTSGGPWVAAPDPKTRLGTVIGVIGGFESGGDDPDTSYSSYFDKDVQALYRQTTARA, from the coding sequence ATGCGCGTGCGGCGGCCCGCCGTCCTGCTGCTCACCCTCGCCGCGATCCTGCTGCTCGGCGCGGGCTTCGTCGTCTTCGCGACCCGGGAACCGCGGTCCGCGAACGCGTCCGCCCCGGACGCCGAGGTCATCGAAGCGGCACCGGTGTCGACGCCGGACCTGCCCGCGGTGTCCAGTCCCGCGGTCGGGGCGCTGTTCCTCGACGGGGCGCACTACTGCACGGCCAGCGTCGTCCACAGCGACCAGGGCGACGTGCTGCTGACCGCGGCCCACTGCATCCACGACGGCGAGGGCGGCGACTACCTCACCGGCGTCACCTTCGCGCCCGCCTACCACGACGGCGTCGCGCCGTTCGGGTTCTGGACGGTGTCGGACGAGCTCGTCGCGCCCGGCTGGAGCGCGTCGTCGGACCCGGACCTCGACGTCGGCTTCGCCACCGCCCACCAGGTAGGGGCCACGAAGTCCCTGGAGAGCCTGGTCGGCGCGAACACCCTCGCGACCGGGACCGCGTTCGAGCAGGCCATCACGCTCACCGGCTACCCGGACGACTCCGAGGTCCCGGCGGTCTGCCAGAACACGACCAGCCGGCAGGACACCTACCAGCTGAAGGTGGACTGCGTGGGCTTCCCGACGGGCACCAGCGGCGGCCCGTGGGTCGCCGCGCCGGACCCGAAGACCCGCCTCGGCACGGTCATCGGCGTGATCGGCGGCTTCGAGTCCGGCGGCGACGACCCGGACACGTCGTACTCGAGCTACTTCGACAAGGACGTCCAGGCCCTCTACCGCCAGACGACCGCCCGGGCATGA